A genomic stretch from Caloenas nicobarica isolate bCalNic1 chromosome 3, bCalNic1.hap1, whole genome shotgun sequence includes:
- the THUMPD2 gene encoding THUMP domain-containing protein 2 isoform X2 → MAAGRGRFFCTAGRGLEPFLAREVRARLGATEVDCVLGKVFFSTEAELGELKKLKSGERLFLLLKKQTPLAVSRNKGKMLHDIKSLVAEEPDYWLDIISIWRNLHGCKGKKGDVLQENRLPLKRKSEEETNIATKRQKTQQARETMSEECHVEAGERCEIPERKSDQDCWAESKASLEDPSKSSGEEPVVNEKLSFRVSCRCSGAIAKILTSQEIGRAIGIALMKQFGWRADLRNPDLEIFVHLNNIHSVVGIPLFRLPLANREYIKTAGLRSTIAWAMASLAEISAGAFVLDPMCGLGTILLEAAKEWPEACYWGADLSDSQLEGADVNVRTAGLMDKIELLRASVKALPLPSESFDAVISDIPFGKKFKITKDIQLLPDILQEMERVLRVGGTVVLLLSQDLHQRMDGITECAGKDSARAISDGTSETATAKALNVDGNSSSLVNGVDESFLSSRQTCFGSLVPDGVYGGEDT, encoded by the exons atggcggcggggcgcgggcggTTCTTCTGCACGGCGGGTCGCGGGCTGGAGCCTTTCCTGGCGCGGGAGGTGCGGGCGCGGCTGGGCGCCACGGAG GTGGACTGTGTTTTAGGAAAGGTCTTCTTCAGCACAGAGGCGGAGCTGGGTGAGCTAAAGAAACTCAAGTCTGGAGAGAGACTGTTTTTGCTGCTTAAGAAACAAACCCCACTTGCGGTTTCTAGAAATAAAG ggaagATGCTGCATGACATTAAAAGCCTTGTCGCTGAGGAACCAGACTATTGGCTGGATATTATCTCTATTTGGAGGAACCTTCATGgatgcaaggggaaaaaaggtgaTGTCTTGCAGGAAAACCGATTGCCTCTcaagagaaaatcagaagaagAGACAAATATTGCAACTAAAAGGCAGAAGACACAACAAGCGAGGGAGACTATGTCTGAGGAATGTCATGTGGAAGCTGGAGAGAGGTGTGAGATACCAGAGAGAAAGAGTGATCAGGACTGCTGGGCTGAAAGCAAGGCTTCCTTAGAAGACCCTTCCAAAAGCAGTGGAGAGGAACCTGTTGTGAATGAGAAGCTTAGCTTCAGAGTTTCTTGTCGTTGTAGCGGAGCAATTGCCAAAATACTTACTTCACAG GAGATCGGAAGAGCCATTGGCATAGCACTCATGAAGCAGTTTGGGTGGCGGGCTGATCTGCGGAACCCCGATTTAGAG atcTTCGTACATCTTAACAACATTCACTCTGTGGTGGGGATTCCTCTTTTCAG GCTTCCATTGGCAAACAGGGAGTATATCAAAACAGCAGGACTGCGGTCAACAATCGCGTGGGCCATGGCATCTCTGGCTGAAATCAGT GCAGGTGCCTTTGTGCTGGATCCCATGTGTGGGTTAGGAACGATACTGCTGGAAGCTGCCAAAGAGTGGCCT GAAGCCTGTTACTGGGGTGCTGATCTAAGTGATTCGCAGTTAGAGGGTGCAGATGTGAATGTTAGGACTGCAGGCCTGATGGATAAGATTGAGTTATTAAGGGCTTCTGTGAAAG CGTTGCCATTGCCTTCAGAAAGCTTTGATGCTGTGATTTCGGATATTCCATTCGGGAAGAAGTTCAAGATCACAAAAGACATACAGCTCCTTCCAGATATTCTTCAGGAAATGGAAAG AGTACTTCGTGTTGGAGGCACTGTTGTATTGCTGCTGAGCCAAGATCTCCATCAGCGTATGGATGGCATTACTGAGTGTGCTGGAAAGGACTCTGCTCGTGCCATTTCTGACGGCACAAGTGAAACTGCCACTGCAAAAGCCCTGAATGTGGATGGGAATTCTTCCTCCCTGGTGAATGGTGTTGATGAATCCTTTCTCAGCAGCCGACAGACATGTTTTGGGTCTCTGGTGCCAGATGGTGTCTATGGG
- the THUMPD2 gene encoding THUMP domain-containing protein 2 isoform X1, whose amino-acid sequence MAAGRGRFFCTAGRGLEPFLAREVRARLGATEVDCVLGKVFFSTEAELGELKKLKSGERLFLLLKKQTPLAVSRNKGKMLHDIKSLVAEEPDYWLDIISIWRNLHGCKGKKGDVLQENRLPLKRKSEEETNIATKRQKTQQARETMSEECHVEAGERCEIPERKSDQDCWAESKASLEDPSKSSGEEPVVNEKLSFRVSCRCSGAIAKILTSQEIGRAIGIALMKQFGWRADLRNPDLEIFVHLNNIHSVVGIPLFRLPLANREYIKTAGLRSTIAWAMASLAEISAGAFVLDPMCGLGTILLEAAKEWPEACYWGADLSDSQLEGADVNVRTAGLMDKIELLRASVKALPLPSESFDAVISDIPFGKKFKITKDIQLLPDILQEMERVLRVGGTVVLLLSQDLHQRMDGITECAGKDSARAISDGTSETATAKALNVDGNSSSLVNGVDESFLSSRQTCFGSLVPDGVYGVSLGKTDAFIYRYRKISTAGNQQLSCAVLM is encoded by the exons atggcggcggggcgcgggcggTTCTTCTGCACGGCGGGTCGCGGGCTGGAGCCTTTCCTGGCGCGGGAGGTGCGGGCGCGGCTGGGCGCCACGGAG GTGGACTGTGTTTTAGGAAAGGTCTTCTTCAGCACAGAGGCGGAGCTGGGTGAGCTAAAGAAACTCAAGTCTGGAGAGAGACTGTTTTTGCTGCTTAAGAAACAAACCCCACTTGCGGTTTCTAGAAATAAAG ggaagATGCTGCATGACATTAAAAGCCTTGTCGCTGAGGAACCAGACTATTGGCTGGATATTATCTCTATTTGGAGGAACCTTCATGgatgcaaggggaaaaaaggtgaTGTCTTGCAGGAAAACCGATTGCCTCTcaagagaaaatcagaagaagAGACAAATATTGCAACTAAAAGGCAGAAGACACAACAAGCGAGGGAGACTATGTCTGAGGAATGTCATGTGGAAGCTGGAGAGAGGTGTGAGATACCAGAGAGAAAGAGTGATCAGGACTGCTGGGCTGAAAGCAAGGCTTCCTTAGAAGACCCTTCCAAAAGCAGTGGAGAGGAACCTGTTGTGAATGAGAAGCTTAGCTTCAGAGTTTCTTGTCGTTGTAGCGGAGCAATTGCCAAAATACTTACTTCACAG GAGATCGGAAGAGCCATTGGCATAGCACTCATGAAGCAGTTTGGGTGGCGGGCTGATCTGCGGAACCCCGATTTAGAG atcTTCGTACATCTTAACAACATTCACTCTGTGGTGGGGATTCCTCTTTTCAG GCTTCCATTGGCAAACAGGGAGTATATCAAAACAGCAGGACTGCGGTCAACAATCGCGTGGGCCATGGCATCTCTGGCTGAAATCAGT GCAGGTGCCTTTGTGCTGGATCCCATGTGTGGGTTAGGAACGATACTGCTGGAAGCTGCCAAAGAGTGGCCT GAAGCCTGTTACTGGGGTGCTGATCTAAGTGATTCGCAGTTAGAGGGTGCAGATGTGAATGTTAGGACTGCAGGCCTGATGGATAAGATTGAGTTATTAAGGGCTTCTGTGAAAG CGTTGCCATTGCCTTCAGAAAGCTTTGATGCTGTGATTTCGGATATTCCATTCGGGAAGAAGTTCAAGATCACAAAAGACATACAGCTCCTTCCAGATATTCTTCAGGAAATGGAAAG AGTACTTCGTGTTGGAGGCACTGTTGTATTGCTGCTGAGCCAAGATCTCCATCAGCGTATGGATGGCATTACTGAGTGTGCTGGAAAGGACTCTGCTCGTGCCATTTCTGACGGCACAAGTGAAACTGCCACTGCAAAAGCCCTGAATGTGGATGGGAATTCTTCCTCCCTGGTGAATGGTGTTGATGAATCCTTTCTCAGCAGCCGACAGACATGTTTTGGGTCTCTGGTGCCAGATGGTGTCTATGGGGTTAGTCTTGGAAAGACAGATGCTTTCATATACAGATACAGGAAGATCTCTACTGCTGGGAATCAGCAACTTTCTTGCGCTGTGCTTATGTGA